TCGAAGGCGGAATGAACCGCGATGGGAGTCAACCCACGGATTGCTGTGATCGGGGCGGGCCCGGGCGGCTATGTCGCCGCCATCCGCGCGGCCCAACTCGGGGCGCGGGTGAGTCTCGTTGAAGAACAGGAGGTGGGGGGCACCTGCCTTAACAAGGGCTGCATCCCCAGCAAGGCGTTGATCTTCAACGCCGAGGTGGTGGAACGGCTCAGGCGCGCCGAGGAATTCGGCGTGCGCGTCATCAGCGAGCCGACGTACGACGTCACGCGCATGCTGGAACGCAAACAGCGGATTGTCCAGTCCCAGGTCCGCGGGATTCATGCCCTGCTGAAGAGCTGGGGCGTGGCCCTGATCAAAGGCCGCGGTCGAATGATCGGTCCGCGGGCGATCGAGGTGATCGAGGCGGGCGGGACGGCCCGACGGATGGAAGCGGACCGCGTGATTCTGGCGACCGGTTCCAAACCCATCATGCCCCCGATCTTTCCGTTTGACGGCGAACGCGTCATCACCAGCGAGGAGGCGCTGGAGCCCCGTGTCCTTCCTTCGCACCTTCTGATCGTCGGGGCCGGCGTCGAAGGGTGCGAATTCGGATTCCTGTACCGGGCGCTGGGGGTTTCCGTGACGATGGTGGAGATGAAAAACCGGCCCCTGGCTACCGAGGACGAGGAAATTTCATCCCTCGTCCAGCGGGAGATGAACAAGCGCGGGATCAAGCTTCGTCTCGGCGTGCGGGTGGACAAGGCGGTGATCGAGTCCACGCAGGTCGTCCTGACCCTAAGCGACGGACAGACGATCGCGGGGGATCGGGCCCTGGTTTCGATCGGACGAAGGATGAACACGGAGGGCCTCGGACTGGAGGAGGCCGGGGTCGTCCTCGGAAAACGCGGGGAGATCCTCGTCGACCCGCGAATGGAAACCCGAGCGCCCGGCGTGTTCGCCATCGGCGATGCGGTCGGGAGGATCATGCTGGCCCATGTGGCGTCGGCGGAGGGGAAGGTGGCCGCGGCCAACGCCGCCGCCGAGTCGGGAAGTCATTTCATGGACTACGCCGTGGTCCCGGCGGGGATCTTCACGCTGCCCGAGATCGGGACGGTGGGTCTCAAGGAGTGGGAGGCGGTTGAACTGGGACTGGAGATCGGGGTCGGACGATATCCCTTCCGGGCTCTGGGAAGGGCCCACACCATGGATGAGATTGTCGGCGTCGTGAAGGTGATCACGGAACGGGAGACCGACCGGATCCTGGGCGTCCACATCCTGGGTCCCCATGCCTCGGACCTGGTTCACGAAGCCGCGATCGCGATGCGGCTGGGCGGCAAGGCGACGGACATCGCGGGGATGATCCACGCCCATCCCACCCTGGCGGAGGCGATGATGGAAGCGGCCGAGGATGTTCACGAAGCCGCGATCCACCTCCCCCGTCGAAAAAGCCCGCCCGCCGGCGGGCCGGCCTCCGCATGAAACCGGCCGAGCAGCAGACGAAGCTTCTTCTCCGCGGGGTCGTCGAAGTGATCCAGGAGAAAGAGCTGATAAATAAACTCGATCTCAAGCGGCCGCTGAGGGTCAAGGCCGGGTTTGATCCGACCGCCCCGGATCTGCATTTAGGCCATACGGTTCTCCTGCACAAACTCCGACAGTTTCAGGATCTCGGACACGAAGTCACTTTCCTGATCGGAGACTTTACAGGCATGATCGGCGATCCTTCCGGTGTGACCGAGACCCGAAGGCCGCTGACCGAGGAGGACGTCCGGGAGAATGCCAAAACTTACGAACGGCAGGTCTTCAAGATCCTGG
This region of Nitrospiria bacterium genomic DNA includes:
- the lpdA gene encoding dihydrolipoyl dehydrogenase — encoded protein: MGVNPRIAVIGAGPGGYVAAIRAAQLGARVSLVEEQEVGGTCLNKGCIPSKALIFNAEVVERLRRAEEFGVRVISEPTYDVTRMLERKQRIVQSQVRGIHALLKSWGVALIKGRGRMIGPRAIEVIEAGGTARRMEADRVILATGSKPIMPPIFPFDGERVITSEEALEPRVLPSHLLIVGAGVEGCEFGFLYRALGVSVTMVEMKNRPLATEDEEISSLVQREMNKRGIKLRLGVRVDKAVIESTQVVLTLSDGQTIAGDRALVSIGRRMNTEGLGLEEAGVVLGKRGEILVDPRMETRAPGVFAIGDAVGRIMLAHVASAEGKVAAANAAAESGSHFMDYAVVPAGIFTLPEIGTVGLKEWEAVELGLEIGVGRYPFRALGRAHTMDEIVGVVKVITERETDRILGVHILGPHASDLVHEAAIAMRLGGKATDIAGMIHAHPTLAEAMMEAAEDVHEAAIHLPRRKSPPAGGPASA